From one Flavobacterium kingsejongi genomic stretch:
- the hflX gene encoding GTPase HflX, which produces MLEKEKNTFEKTVIVGIVTQNQSEDKLKEYLDELEFLTFTAGGEVVKRFSQKMERPNPKTFLGTGKMDEINLYVKEHNISTIIFDDELSPSQQKNITKIVDCKVLDRTNLILDIFAQRAETSYARTQVELAQCIYLLPRLSGMWTHLERQKGGIGMRGPGETEIETDRRIVRDRIALLKEKIKTIDKQMSVQRGNRGTMVRVALVGYTNVGKSTLMNAIGKSDVFVENKLFATLDTTVRKVVIRNLPFLLSDTVGFIRKLPTQLVDSFKSTLDEVREADLLLHVVDISHPDFEDHIASVNQILQDIKSADKPTIMVFNKIDAYKYLTIDADDLVTEKTNRHNTLEDWKATWMSSVGPDNALFISAVNKENFEEFREKVYEAVREIHIARFPYNKFLYPEFKEAPEKEEEEEE; this is translated from the coding sequence ATGCTGGAAAAAGAAAAAAATACGTTCGAAAAAACTGTTATTGTTGGAATTGTAACTCAGAATCAATCAGAAGATAAGCTGAAAGAATATTTGGATGAGTTGGAATTTTTAACTTTTACAGCCGGTGGTGAAGTAGTGAAACGATTTTCGCAGAAAATGGAGCGTCCAAATCCCAAAACCTTCTTAGGAACAGGAAAAATGGATGAGATTAACCTGTATGTTAAGGAGCACAATATCTCCACCATTATCTTTGATGATGAATTATCACCTTCCCAACAAAAAAATATTACCAAAATAGTAGATTGTAAGGTTTTAGACCGTACCAATCTTATTTTGGACATTTTCGCGCAAAGGGCTGAAACCTCCTATGCGAGAACACAGGTAGAATTGGCGCAGTGCATCTACCTGCTGCCAAGACTCTCTGGTATGTGGACGCACTTAGAACGTCAAAAAGGGGGAATTGGAATGCGTGGTCCGGGTGAAACCGAGATCGAAACTGACCGCCGTATTGTACGTGACAGGATTGCATTGCTCAAAGAAAAAATAAAAACCATCGACAAACAAATGTCTGTACAACGTGGAAACCGCGGCACTATGGTACGTGTGGCATTAGTTGGATATACCAATGTAGGTAAATCCACCCTGATGAATGCGATTGGAAAAAGCGATGTGTTTGTTGAAAATAAATTGTTTGCTACGCTGGACACTACCGTTCGTAAAGTAGTCATCCGCAACCTCCCATTCCTTTTATCGGATACGGTAGGTTTTATACGCAAACTGCCAACTCAATTGGTCGATTCTTTCAAAAGTACGCTGGATGAAGTTCGGGAAGCCGATTTACTGCTGCATGTCGTGGATATTTCACATCCAGATTTTGAGGATCATATTGCTTCCGTAAACCAGATCCTACAGGATATCAAAAGTGCGGACAAACCTACTATTATGGTATTCAATAAAATCGATGCCTACAAATACCTGACTATTGATGCTGATGATCTGGTAACCGAAAAAACCAATCGCCATAATACGCTGGAAGACTGGAAAGCTACCTGGATGTCCTCAGTAGGTCCCGATAATGCATTATTCATTTCTGCGGTTAATAAAGAAAATTTCGAAGAATTCAGAGAGAAGGTTTATGAAGCTGTAAGAGAAATCCACATTGCACGATTCCCTTACAATAAGTTTTTATATCCGGAGTTCAAAGAAGCTCCTGAAAAAGAGGAAGAAGAAGAAGAATAA
- a CDS encoding fibronectin type III domain-containing protein → MKKITLLIFMLLLSFVSGYGQFTEGFEGASFPPTGWTTIHTGPANSPTWGMVNSGTTGAVHSGTQAALINRPPVDVAGTVNTDWLISNQVSIPINGQLRFFAKQAASGDQGTIFQLRISTTSQTLETAYTVVKQWTELEMNTNYNTYEEKVFNIPAAYQGQQVYIAFVKLHTQVTGIQGERWFIDDVNLVTQCLDPTAATAAAQNITGNTANLTWVGTAASWDVELVQGTPTVGTGTITHTGTNNPFPVTGLTPSTTYTYFVRANCGATTGNWVGPFTFTTTQVPATLNYTEGFEGTPLWTIGNGTQLNKWFIGTATNNGGTHSLYISSSTDGALNIYNVASTSVVHAYRDIQMPTNIDEVNLSFDWKGVGEGFSGTFYDYFRVWLVPASFVPTPGTQITAANGTQIGAHFNNSTTFLSPNFIVPVSAYAGQVVRLVFEWRNDGSAGTQPPAAIDNISIVPVTCPAPANITIAGLTENAATLSWNPITSVTPSYEYYLATTNTAPTAATTPTGTVATASAPLSGLTPSTTYYFWVRTNCGANGGSLWTGPFTFSTTQVPAALNYTEGFEGAHQWMLSNGTQTNKWIVGSAVNNGGTKSLYISNNGTANAYTLTSTSVVHAYRDIQMPATVSQVSTVFDWRAVGEGFTGTFTDYFRVWVVPATFTPVAGTQITAANSGGQQIGVSLNNSANFTTASYVFPAAAYAGQVVRIIFEWRNDGGGGTQPPAAIDNVNISVVTCEAPTALATAGVTTTTANVNWTAPASGAASYDYYSATSNTAPNGTTVPTGNVAGTTLPLTGLNSATTYYVWVRSNCGATNGTSIWTGPVVFTTPQVPATLNYTDGFEGANPQWIMNNGTQVNKWIVGTAVNNGGTHSLYITDNGGTTNTYNLSSASTVQAYRDIQMPATVGEISVVFDWRTVGESTYDYLRVWLVPASFTPTPGTQITAAAGRVQLSQNLNASTSFVTQTYIAPASAYAGQLMRLVFEWKNDSSGGVQPPAAVDNINIGLVTCSSPSAITMAGLTENATNMSWTPPANGAASYDYYLQTVNTVPTATTVPTGNVVPATVALSGLTPSTAYYFWVRSNCGTDGTSLWTGPFSFTTPQIPAQMNFADDFEGTASWTLNNGTQTNKWIIGNAVNNGGENSLYITNDNGNSNAYTLSATTTAQAYRDIQMPAVIGEVSLSFDWRANGESIYDYLRVWLVPVTFVPTPGTQITAANSGGIQLGANFNASAAFTTQNYIIQAAPYAGQIVRLVFEWRNDGSGGTQPPAAVDNINLSALTCPSPVNLASTAETNSSTINLSWTPTGTETQWEVVVQVAGTGTPVSGVIVNGTPAYSYAANAGVFYEYYVRAICSDTESSFWSGPFAFSIYSPPGCAAVDIVGVGVDIVDSQIILCEGEAEQCVNLNASYFGIGATTSYEVSSIPYNPPFPFVGGTEMNSTIDDAWSPVINLPFDFCFFGESYTSAQVGSNGVISFNANYPANQAGSCPYSFNNQAIPATNFPIKNAIYGVYQDIDPSINNAFAHPSVNYQVLGNYPCRALVVNFSEVAQFGSACNSNAAVGAQTSQIVIYEISNIIEVYVKNRVACPSWQSGEGVIGIQNNAGTDAYTPDDRNTGPWTATDEAWRFNPNGDSNVNFQWLRDGVFFSNQQNIQVCLSEQTTMVAQANYTNCNGDEINRSSEVIIKVVNPEVSNQPTNLTTCTTEATATFDLSTNTAVILDGLNAADYTVAYFLTDAAAQTGNAVDAIADTTAFVGTANQTIYVRVTSNGAATGCFVVKTFQLIFTTPTPADQIQDVTVCDSYILPALSANNSYYTGPGATGTQLQPGDVVTTTQTIHVFAQTGTGADCVNESEFTVTIGAAIVADARASVVACGSYTLPALSPNNAYYTATQGGGTQLAAGTDITTTQEIFVYAVSGTCTDENTFTVTITPPAEIAIANDCVNNKLELTASPLNGSFDGSVVTYTWKTSQGAIVGTNSNVFNVTDYVVGTLGENYTLPLLFTVTITNGDCESTEGFTVESVFCRIPKGLSPNGDGDNDDFNLSGLGVKKLVIFNRYGREVYSFTGAYTNQWHGQSKNHDELPDGTYYYMIEKTNGTNETGWVYINK, encoded by the coding sequence ATGAAAAAAATTACACTATTAATTTTTATGCTCTTGTTGTCGTTTGTGAGTGGCTACGGCCAGTTTACAGAAGGCTTCGAGGGCGCGTCTTTTCCGCCCACGGGTTGGACGACAATTCACACCGGGCCAGCCAATTCCCCTACTTGGGGTATGGTTAATTCCGGAACAACTGGTGCAGTACATTCTGGTACACAGGCTGCATTAATAAATAGACCTCCTGTTGATGTTGCCGGAACGGTTAACACAGACTGGTTAATTAGTAATCAAGTTTCGATACCTATTAATGGGCAGTTGCGCTTTTTTGCTAAGCAAGCGGCATCTGGAGATCAGGGGACTATTTTTCAATTGCGTATTTCTACTACTTCCCAAACATTGGAAACTGCTTATACAGTAGTCAAACAATGGACGGAATTGGAAATGAACACAAATTACAATACCTATGAAGAAAAGGTATTTAATATTCCTGCTGCTTACCAAGGCCAACAGGTTTATATTGCTTTTGTGAAACTGCATACGCAAGTTACTGGAATACAGGGAGAACGTTGGTTTATTGATGACGTTAATCTTGTGACGCAATGTCTTGATCCTACAGCAGCTACAGCTGCAGCACAAAATATTACTGGGAATACCGCTAATTTAACATGGGTGGGTACAGCAGCTTCCTGGGACGTAGAACTCGTTCAGGGAACTCCAACAGTAGGCACAGGTACAATAACGCATACAGGAACGAACAACCCGTTTCCTGTAACTGGTTTAACGCCAAGTACGACATATACTTATTTTGTTCGTGCCAATTGTGGTGCAACAACCGGAAACTGGGTAGGTCCTTTTACCTTTACAACAACTCAGGTACCGGCGACACTCAATTACACGGAAGGTTTTGAAGGAACTCCATTATGGACAATTGGTAATGGAACGCAACTGAATAAATGGTTTATCGGGACGGCTACCAATAATGGTGGAACCCACTCCTTATATATATCAAGCAGCACTGATGGTGCACTGAACATTTACAATGTAGCCTCTACTTCTGTAGTTCATGCATATAGAGATATACAAATGCCTACGAACATCGACGAAGTTAATCTTTCTTTCGATTGGAAAGGTGTTGGTGAAGGGTTCTCAGGAACATTCTATGATTACTTCAGAGTGTGGTTAGTGCCAGCTTCTTTTGTACCGACACCGGGAACTCAAATCACGGCGGCTAACGGAACTCAAATTGGAGCACACTTTAATAACTCTACTACTTTCTTATCACCAAACTTTATTGTACCCGTATCGGCTTATGCCGGACAGGTCGTTCGATTGGTTTTTGAATGGAGAAATGATGGCAGTGCAGGAACACAACCACCAGCGGCAATTGATAATATTTCAATTGTTCCGGTAACATGTCCGGCACCTGCTAATATTACTATTGCGGGCCTTACTGAAAATGCGGCTACTTTATCCTGGAACCCGATAACATCGGTAACTCCAAGTTATGAATATTATTTAGCGACAACCAATACGGCTCCGACTGCTGCAACGACTCCAACTGGAACTGTTGCCACTGCTTCAGCGCCATTAAGTGGTTTGACCCCTTCTACAACCTATTATTTTTGGGTAAGAACAAATTGCGGTGCTAATGGTGGAAGTTTATGGACAGGTCCTTTTACTTTTTCAACGACACAAGTACCGGCTGCATTAAATTATACAGAAGGTTTTGAAGGCGCACATCAATGGATGTTGAGCAATGGAACACAAACGAATAAATGGATTGTAGGATCTGCTGTGAATAACGGTGGAACGAAATCATTATATATTTCGAACAACGGAACGGCAAATGCCTATACTTTAACGTCAACATCTGTTGTACATGCGTATAGAGATATCCAAATGCCTGCTACAGTAAGCCAGGTAAGTACAGTTTTTGACTGGAGAGCTGTTGGTGAAGGTTTTACGGGAACATTCACGGATTATTTTAGAGTATGGGTAGTACCGGCAACATTTACACCAGTTGCAGGAACTCAAATTACTGCTGCAAATAGTGGCGGACAGCAAATCGGGGTAAGCCTTAACAACTCTGCAAACTTTACAACGGCTTCTTATGTTTTTCCTGCTGCAGCTTATGCAGGTCAGGTAGTAAGAATCATCTTTGAGTGGAGAAATGATGGCGGCGGCGGTACTCAACCACCAGCAGCTATCGATAATGTAAATATTTCTGTTGTAACCTGTGAGGCTCCAACCGCATTGGCTACTGCCGGAGTAACTACAACTACTGCCAACGTAAACTGGACAGCTCCAGCATCTGGCGCTGCTTCTTATGATTACTATTCAGCAACCAGTAATACGGCTCCTAATGGAACTACTGTTCCTACAGGGAACGTAGCAGGAACTACTTTACCATTAACTGGACTTAACTCTGCGACTACCTATTATGTTTGGGTACGGAGCAATTGTGGTGCTACAAATGGAACAAGTATCTGGACAGGGCCAGTTGTTTTCACAACACCTCAGGTTCCGGCTACATTAAATTATACCGATGGTTTCGAAGGGGCAAATCCACAATGGATTATGAACAACGGAACACAAGTAAATAAATGGATTGTAGGTACTGCTGTGAACAATGGAGGTACACACTCTCTTTATATAACAGATAATGGAGGTACGACAAATACCTACAATTTATCTTCTGCTTCAACAGTACAAGCTTACAGGGATATTCAAATGCCAGCTACTGTTGGTGAGATCAGTGTGGTTTTTGACTGGAGAACTGTAGGAGAGTCGACGTATGACTACTTAAGAGTATGGTTAGTGCCTGCTTCTTTCACACCTACACCAGGGACACAAATTACAGCAGCAGCTGGCCGTGTACAGTTAAGCCAGAATTTAAACGCTTCTACGTCTTTTGTTACACAAACGTATATTGCACCAGCTTCAGCTTATGCGGGTCAATTAATGCGATTGGTTTTTGAATGGAAAAATGATAGTAGTGGTGGTGTTCAGCCGCCAGCAGCAGTTGATAATATCAATATTGGTCTCGTAACTTGTTCTTCACCTTCTGCTATAACAATGGCAGGCCTTACTGAAAATGCAACAAATATGTCATGGACGCCGCCAGCTAACGGTGCTGCTTCTTATGATTATTACCTTCAAACGGTAAATACGGTACCAACGGCAACTACGGTTCCTACTGGAAACGTTGTTCCTGCAACCGTTGCTTTATCAGGTCTGACACCTTCTACAGCATATTATTTCTGGGTAAGAAGTAATTGTGGTACAGATGGTACGAGTCTTTGGACTGGACCATTCAGTTTTACAACACCTCAGATTCCTGCACAAATGAACTTTGCAGATGATTTTGAAGGTACAGCATCATGGACATTGAATAATGGTACACAAACCAATAAATGGATCATCGGAAATGCAGTAAATAATGGCGGTGAAAATTCTTTGTATATCACTAATGATAACGGGAATTCAAATGCTTATACCTTAAGTGCAACAACAACGGCACAGGCCTATAGAGATATCCAGATGCCAGCAGTAATCGGAGAGGTAAGTTTATCTTTCGACTGGAGAGCGAATGGAGAATCTATTTATGACTATTTAAGAGTATGGTTAGTTCCGGTAACCTTTGTCCCAACTCCTGGTACACAAATTACAGCAGCTAATAGTGGTGGTATTCAGTTGGGCGCTAATTTTAATGCTTCAGCAGCTTTTACAACCCAAAATTACATCATTCAGGCTGCACCATATGCGGGGCAGATTGTACGATTAGTATTCGAATGGAGAAATGATGGCAGTGGAGGAACACAGCCACCAGCAGCAGTTGATAATATCAACCTGTCGGCATTAACGTGTCCTTCTCCTGTAAACTTAGCTTCTACAGCAGAAACGAATAGTTCTACAATTAACTTATCATGGACACCTACAGGTACAGAAACCCAATGGGAAGTTGTAGTTCAGGTAGCAGGTACTGGAACTCCGGTTTCAGGTGTTATAGTAAACGGTACACCAGCGTATAGTTATGCTGCTAATGCAGGTGTTTTCTATGAGTATTATGTAAGAGCCATCTGTAGTGATACAGAGAGCAGTTTCTGGTCAGGTCCTTTTGCATTCTCTATTTATTCTCCTCCTGGATGTGCCGCAGTGGATATCGTAGGTGTAGGAGTAGATATTGTTGACTCACAAATTATACTTTGTGAAGGTGAAGCAGAGCAATGTGTTAACTTAAACGCGTCTTATTTCGGAATTGGAGCTACTACATCATATGAAGTAAGTTCTATCCCATATAATCCTCCTTTCCCTTTTGTTGGAGGAACCGAAATGAACTCCACTATTGATGATGCATGGTCTCCGGTGATTAACTTGCCATTTGACTTCTGTTTCTTTGGAGAATCCTATACTTCAGCTCAGGTTGGATCTAATGGGGTAATCTCATTCAATGCGAACTATCCTGCGAATCAGGCTGGAAGCTGTCCGTATAGCTTTAACAACCAGGCAATACCAGCTACGAATTTCCCAATTAAAAATGCTATTTATGGCGTGTATCAGGATATCGATCCATCCATTAATAATGCATTCGCACATCCAAGTGTAAACTATCAGGTATTAGGAAACTATCCTTGTAGAGCATTAGTTGTGAACTTCTCTGAGGTGGCACAATTTGGATCAGCTTGTAATTCAAATGCTGCTGTTGGAGCACAAACATCACAAATTGTAATTTATGAAATTTCAAATATTATTGAGGTTTATGTAAAAAACAGGGTAGCTTGTCCTTCTTGGCAAAGTGGAGAGGGAGTAATTGGTATCCAGAACAATGCTGGAACAGATGCTTACACTCCAGACGATAGGAATACAGGTCCTTGGACTGCTACTGATGAAGCATGGAGATTTAATCCAAACGGAGATTCAAATGTGAACTTCCAATGGTTAAGAGACGGTGTTTTCTTTAGTAATCAACAAAATATTCAGGTATGTCTTTCTGAGCAGACGACTATGGTAGCACAAGCTAACTATACAAACTGTAACGGAGATGAGATTAACAGATCTTCTGAAGTAATCATTAAAGTTGTAAATCCTGAGGTTTCTAATCAGCCTACGAATCTTACGACTTGTACTACAGAAGCAACAGCTACATTTGATCTTTCAACAAATACAGCTGTAATCCTTGACGGACTGAACGCTGCAGATTATACTGTTGCTTATTTCCTTACGGATGCTGCGGCTCAAACTGGAAATGCTGTTGATGCAATTGCTGATACTACTGCTTTTGTAGGAACTGCTAATCAGACTATTTATGTTAGAGTAACGTCTAATGGTGCTGCTACAGGTTGTTTCGTAGTGAAAACATTCCAATTGATTTTCACCACACCAACACCAGCAGATCAAATTCAGGACGTAACAGTTTGTGATTCTTATATATTACCTGCTTTAAGTGCAAATAATAGTTATTACACAGGTCCAGGCGCAACAGGAACCCAGCTTCAGCCAGGTGATGTTGTAACAACAACTCAAACAATCCACGTATTTGCACAAACAGGTACTGGAGCAGATTGTGTTAACGAAAGTGAATTTACGGTAACTATTGGTGCAGCAATTGTTGCAGATGCACGAGCATCGGTAGTAGCATGTGGTAGCTATACACTTCCTGCACTTTCTCCAAACAATGCTTATTATACAGCAACTCAAGGAGGAGGTACACAACTGGCTGCAGGTACTGATATAACAACGACACAAGAAATTTTTGTTTACGCTGTTTCTGGTACATGTACAGATGAGAATACATTCACAGTAACCATTACACCACCAGCAGAAATCGCCATTGCGAATGACTGTGTAAACAACAAGCTGGAGTTAACGGCCAGTCCATTGAATGGCTCATTTGATGGCTCGGTAGTTACGTATACGTGGAAAACCTCCCAGGGTGCAATTGTAGGAACGAACAGTAATGTGTTTAATGTTACGGATTATGTAGTTGGGACTTTGGGCGAGAATTATACATTGCCTTTATTGTTTACGGTAACAATTACCAATGGCGATTGTGAGAGTACTGAAGGATTTACTGTGGAGAGTGTTTTCTGCAGGATTCCAAAAGGTTTGTCTCCCAATGGTGATGGTGATAATGATGACTTTAACCTAAGTGGATTAGGGGTTAAGAAACTGGTAATTTTCAATCGCTACGGACGTGAGGTTTATAGCTTTACGGGTGCTTATACGAACCAGTGGCATGGCCAGTCAAAAAATCATGATGAGTTGCCAGATGGTACGTACTATTATATGATAGAGAAAACCAACGGTACGAACGAAACAGGATGGGTTTATATTAATAAATAG
- a CDS encoding OmpA family protein, giving the protein MKNLYITLSFVLAGSMSLTAQNKDTAKADKLYNRFEYVDAASEYLKLTEKGKGDAYVYKQLGESYYNVFSTTEAERWYGQAIKAGVQDAETYFRYAQMLKANGKYEESNKQMQHFASLVPNDQRAIAFKAEPNYLPALLKKTKQYTVKGIEINSEYSDFGPVLVDKTLYFTSARNTSRKTYGWNDQPYLDIYQSTYNEDGTFSKAEPVSALNSKYHDGPVTVSADGKTAYFSSESFKEKLYEKDKKANTRTSQVNLFKATRSGDQWGNITPLPFNSKDYSVSNPSLSKDGKTLYFASDMPGSLGDSDIWKVEIKADGSFGTPENLGKKVNTEAKESFPFIADNGVLYFASNGRQGFGGLDVFSIDLAKGKEAVNMGKPVNSEKDDFGFSFNTAQNVGFYASNVGGNDDIYKATPICDVEVLATVTDSKTGRTLSGATVSILDEKKSVVGTETSQSDGSVEYRVECDKAYTIQVSKPGYENGTFAVAKTKGGELKVNAPINPIEEIIKETEVVLNDIIFEFDKSNITREGAYELDKLVEAMKAKPEMVILVKGHTDSRGSDEYNLKLSDRRAKSTVQYILSKGIAKGRISGKGVGESEPKVDCGDNCTEEQHKLNRRSEFLIVK; this is encoded by the coding sequence ATGAAGAATTTATATATTACTCTAAGTTTTGTGTTGGCGGGCAGTATGTCCTTAACGGCACAGAACAAAGACACGGCCAAGGCCGATAAGCTGTACAACCGATTTGAATATGTTGATGCAGCGAGTGAATACCTTAAGCTAACCGAGAAAGGTAAAGGCGATGCTTATGTTTACAAACAATTGGGAGAGAGCTACTACAATGTTTTCAGCACGACAGAAGCGGAACGTTGGTATGGGCAGGCTATCAAAGCCGGAGTTCAGGATGCGGAGACGTATTTCCGTTATGCCCAGATGCTCAAAGCCAATGGCAAATACGAAGAGTCGAACAAGCAGATGCAGCATTTTGCGAGCTTAGTGCCCAACGACCAGCGTGCTATTGCCTTTAAGGCCGAGCCGAACTACCTTCCTGCGTTATTAAAAAAGACGAAGCAGTACACGGTTAAAGGGATTGAGATCAATAGTGAGTACTCGGACTTCGGACCTGTATTGGTTGACAAGACGCTGTACTTTACCAGTGCGCGCAATACCAGCCGTAAGACCTACGGATGGAATGACCAGCCTTACCTTGATATCTACCAGTCTACGTATAACGAAGACGGTACGTTCTCCAAGGCAGAGCCAGTGAGTGCATTGAACAGTAAATACCATGATGGTCCTGTAACAGTAAGTGCAGACGGTAAGACCGCTTATTTCTCGAGTGAGAGCTTTAAAGAAAAGCTGTATGAGAAAGACAAGAAAGCGAATACCCGCACAAGCCAGGTGAACCTTTTCAAGGCGACACGCAGTGGAGACCAGTGGGGTAACATCACGCCACTTCCATTTAACAGCAAAGACTACTCAGTGAGTAACCCAAGCCTTAGTAAAGATGGCAAGACGTTGTACTTTGCTTCGGATATGCCGGGCAGCTTAGGGGATTCGGACATCTGGAAAGTAGAGATTAAGGCTGATGGCAGCTTTGGTACCCCGGAGAACCTGGGTAAGAAAGTGAATACGGAAGCTAAGGAAAGCTTCCCATTTATCGCGGACAACGGAGTATTGTACTTTGCCTCTAACGGCAGGCAGGGCTTCGGAGGCCTTGATGTTTTCTCGATAGATCTTGCCAAAGGCAAGGAAGCGGTGAACATGGGTAAACCGGTTAACAGTGAAAAGGATGACTTCGGGTTTAGCTTCAATACCGCTCAGAATGTAGGATTCTACGCGAGTAATGTTGGAGGTAACGATGATATCTATAAAGCGACTCCAATTTGTGATGTTGAAGTTTTAGCCACAGTAACAGACTCCAAAACAGGCAGGACGTTATCGGGAGCTACAGTTTCGATATTAGATGAGAAGAAGAGTGTGGTAGGAACGGAAACAAGCCAGTCGGATGGTAGTGTAGAATACCGCGTGGAATGTGATAAGGCATATACGATCCAGGTGAGTAAACCAGGGTATGAGAATGGCACATTTGCGGTAGCAAAAACCAAAGGCGGAGAGCTCAAGGTAAACGCACCGATCAACCCGATAGAGGAGATCATCAAGGAAACGGAAGTGGTACTTAATGATATCATCTTTGAATTCGATAAGAGCAACATCACCAGAGAAGGAGCTTATGAATTGGACAAACTGGTAGAGGCTATGAAGGCCAAGCCCGAGATGGTGATTTTGGTAAAAGGGCATACGGACAGCCGTGGATCGGATGAGTACAACTTAAAACTTTCGGACAGGCGTGCTAAGAGTACGGTACAATACATTTTATCGAAAGGTATCGCTAAGGGCAGGATTTCCGGTAAGGGAGTTGGCGAGAGTGAGCCTAAGGTAGATTGTGGTGATAACTGTACAGAGGAACAGCACAAGCTGAACCGAAGATCAGAATTCCTGATTGTAAAATAA
- a CDS encoding type IX secretion system membrane protein PorP/SprF gives MKKIYLTALIALTALLDAHAQQDPHYTQYMYNMNVINPAYAGSKENLAVGLLYRKQWVDIEDAPTTGTVSIHSPVGKNVGLGLSVISDEIGPVKENNVYGDFSYTLNLGGEHRLALGIKAGATFQKIGLNSEVAGTLPVPTDGAFAENTSTTRFNAGAGFFYYTQKYYVALSVPNMIKSAHLDYNGVEYGSEVQHYFLTGGYVFDLSENTKFKPSFMLKSAFNAPTSLDASANFMFFDKFEIGATYRIDDSFGGMVNYAITPNLRIGYAYDHIVSDLKVTTPASHEVMLLFDLNFPKKVSRSPRYF, from the coding sequence ATGAAGAAAATATACCTCACCGCCCTGATAGCATTAACGGCACTCTTAGATGCACATGCGCAGCAGGATCCACATTATACGCAGTATATGTATAATATGAACGTGATAAACCCGGCTTATGCAGGCTCGAAGGAAAACTTAGCTGTTGGACTTTTGTACCGTAAGCAATGGGTTGATATCGAAGATGCACCAACCACAGGAACAGTTTCGATTCACAGCCCAGTTGGGAAGAATGTAGGATTGGGATTATCGGTTATCTCCGATGAGATTGGTCCTGTAAAAGAGAACAATGTATATGGGGATTTCTCGTATACATTAAATTTAGGCGGGGAACACCGCTTGGCTTTGGGTATTAAAGCAGGAGCTACATTCCAGAAAATCGGGCTTAACAGCGAGGTAGCGGGAACGCTTCCAGTACCTACGGATGGCGCCTTTGCAGAGAATACCAGCACCACGCGGTTTAATGCCGGAGCGGGATTCTTCTACTATACCCAGAAATACTATGTTGCCCTTTCGGTGCCTAATATGATCAAATCCGCGCATTTGGATTACAACGGGGTGGAATATGGCTCAGAAGTACAACATTACTTTTTAACGGGAGGTTATGTATTTGATTTATCAGAGAATACAAAATTCAAACCGTCTTTCATGCTTAAATCAGCCTTTAATGCGCCTACATCTTTGGATGCCTCAGCGAATTTCATGTTTTTTGACAAGTTTGAGATCGGTGCTACCTACCGAATCGATGATTCCTTTGGAGGTATGGTGAACTATGCGATCACCCCGAACTTACGTATTGGTTATGCTTATGACCATATCGTTTCTGACCTTAAAGTAACAACGCCAGCCTCTCATGAGGTGATGTTGTTGTTTGATTTGAACTTCCCTAAAAAGGTCTCCCGTTCCCCACGATATTTCTAA